The proteins below are encoded in one region of Ostrinia nubilalis chromosome 3, ilOstNubi1.1, whole genome shotgun sequence:
- the LOC135088087 gene encoding LOW QUALITY PROTEIN: succinate--hydroxymethylglutarate CoA-transferase-like (The sequence of the model RefSeq protein was modified relative to this genomic sequence to represent the inferred CDS: substituted 1 base at 1 genomic stop codon), producing the protein MLTFKLSSVLKTQLSKAHYSTKVSGQLSDINVLDLTRIIAGPFCTMALGDLGANVIKVESFDGDEARKWGPPFIGKKDSVYYMSVNRNKKSICIDFKSQEGKKVMYDLARKCDVLVENFIPGKLDQMDVGYEKLKQINPRLIYCAITGFGPTGPYASKPGYDVIASAMGGLVNVTGEKDGNPVKPGVAMTDVTTGLHAYGAIMTALYYRQKTNRGQKIDCNLLSTQIASMINVATIYLNCGIEGQRWGTAHANLVPYQAFNTKDGQMVIGTGSNAQFADFCKLINKEELVNDERFTDNSLRVTNREVLIQIISDVIKTKTSKEWSKIFSKATFPNGPVNKMKDVFEDEHVKAIGLVKELPHPDAGTIKLVGPSTVYSEGGNYVRTAPPSLGQHTRDVLKNFLGYHDSKIDGLFENKVVRXWSKYPLVQEAGQGVAVITLRPARAQPRKKVVWTEDTVDNEHMNKKKSKCCCIYEKPRRFGESDSEDSDDECEHCFGHVEKRHAKHQQHAQATATATTTTTDTQDGPAEATASITLKPSSPEPAPAPPARPAP; encoded by the exons ATGTTAACGTTTAAGTTGTCTAGTGTTTTAAAAACGCAATTAAGTAAGGCGCATTACTCGACTAAAGTGTCGGGTCAGCTTAGTGACATCAATGTTCTGGATTTGACGCGCATAATCGCCGGCCCTTTTTGCACTATGGCCTTGGGAGACCTCGGTGCCAATGTGATCAAAGTTGAGAGTTTTGATGGGGATGAAGCCAGGAAGTGGGGACCACCCTTTATTGGCAAAAAAGATTCTGTATATTACATGAGTGTGAACAGAAACAAGAAGAGCATCTGCATTGATTTTAAGTCTCAGGAAG gaAAAAAAGTGATGTATGATCTAGCCAGGAAATGTGACGTGTTAGTAGAAAACTTCATACCCGGTAAACTGGACCAGATGGACGTTGGCTACGAGAAGCTGAAACAAATCAACCCCAGGCTGATATACTGTGCTATCACAGGGTTCGGGCCCACTGGTCCTTATGCAAGCAAACCTGG GTATGATGTCATAGCCTCTGCAATGGGTGGGCTAGTCAATGTCACTGGTGAAAAAGATGGAAACCCAGTCAAACCTGGAGTAGCCATGACGGACGTGACCACCGGCCTCCACGCCTACGGCGCCATCATGACCGCGCTCTACTACAGGCAGAAGACCAACCGCGGGCAGAAGATAGACTGCAACCTGCTATCTACACAGATAGCTAGCATGATCAACGTCGCCACCATATACCTCAATTGCGGTATCGAAGGCCAGAGGTGGGGCACGGCACACGCCAACCTAGTCCCCTACCAAGCGTTCAATACCAAAGATGGACAGATGGTTATTGGCACAGGCTCCAACGCACAGTTTGCTGACTTCTGCAAATTGATCAACAAAGAAGAGTTGGTCAATGATGAACGCTTCACGGACAACTCATTGCGAGTAACAAATAGAGAAGTCCTAATTCAAATTATAAGCGATGTCATAAAGACGAAAACTAGTAAAGAGTGGTCGAAAATTTTCAGTAAAGCTACGTTTCCTAATGGGCCTGTGAATAAGATGAAAGATGTTTTCGAAGATGAACACGTGAAAGCGATAGGGCTGGTCAAGGAGTTGCCTCATCCTGATGCGGGAACGATCAAGTTGGTGGGACCTTCAACTGTTTACAGCGAAGGGGGCAACTACGTGAGGACCGCGCCGCCCTCGTTAGGGCAACACACTAGAGATGTCCTAAAGAACTTCCTAGGGTACCATGATAGTAAAATCGATGGGCTGTTTGAAAATAAGGTTGTTCGGTAATGGTCCAA ATACCCCTTAGTG CAAGAGGCGGGACAGGGCGTGGCGGTGATCACGCTgcggccggcgcgcgcgcagcctcGCAAGAAGGTGGTCTGGACGGAGGACACCGTCGACAATGAGCACATGAACAAGAAGAAGTCCAAGT GTTGCTGCATATACGAGAAGCCCCGTCGCTTCGGGGAGTCGGACTCTGAAGACAGCGATGACGAGTGCGAGCACTGCTTCGGGCACGTGGAGAAGCGCCACGCGAAGCATCAGCAGCACGCACAAgccaccgccaccgccaccACCACAACCACAGACACGCAG GATGGACCAGCGGAAGCGACGGCGTCGATCACGCTGAAGCCGAGCAGCCCTGagcctgcgcccgcgccgcctgcCCGGCCCGCGCCCTAG